Proteins from a single region of Leptolyngbyaceae cyanobacterium:
- a CDS encoding PAS domain-containing sensor histidine kinase produces the protein MSLIPEKTEHMNEVGEQSRANCQETSAEAENPCFSQEELAACKVAQAERQYYKELFELAPDGYLVTDARGVIQEGNRAAANLLKVSQEFLVAKPLVIFVAESQRRLFQSKLSRRLRQSTPVQEWDVLLESGDGELINATLRVTVIRDREDKPIALGWLLRDITDRKQVEAALRKRKRLIQQIADTTPNLIYIFDLNQNRNIYINRQAYVCLGYTPSEIQSMKSAFFTEVFHHECLPKLAEIKQRFLKAKDGEILQHELLLKNAKNEWRWLHTWDIVFTRNSDGTPQQILGTAIDITERKQAEEDSLLLEKDRECSQWQNRFFSMASHDFRTPLSTILASAQLLENAKEELPKEKMLRNIQRIQASAKMMTQLLDDILTINRAETGQLKVNRKITNLAKVCQEIVENIQLREGINHQINFYHQGECHQAFIDEKIVITILRNLLSNAIKYSPQGGSIYFALICEAPADGKPEKINIFRIIDRGIGISFKDRKHLFEPFYRGKNVGLIPGSGLGLTVVKKYVDLHSGNITVESEIGVGTTFTVTIPFLVTQ, from the coding sequence ATGTCCCTGATTCCTGAAAAAACGGAGCATATGAACGAAGTTGGCGAACAATCCCGCGCTAATTGCCAAGAAACATCAGCAGAAGCAGAAAACCCCTGCTTTTCCCAGGAAGAACTAGCCGCCTGCAAGGTAGCACAAGCAGAACGCCAGTATTACAAAGAATTGTTCGAGTTGGCACCGGACGGCTACTTAGTAACCGATGCACGAGGCGTAATTCAGGAAGGTAACCGCGCCGCAGCTAATCTGCTCAAAGTTTCTCAGGAATTCTTAGTAGCTAAACCCTTAGTAATTTTCGTTGCCGAATCACAGCGTCGTTTGTTTCAATCGAAACTAAGTAGACGGTTGCGTCAAAGCACCCCAGTACAAGAATGGGATGTGCTTTTAGAGTCCGGGGATGGTGAACTGATTAACGCTACTTTGAGGGTGACAGTGATTCGCGATCGCGAAGACAAACCGATAGCTTTGGGTTGGTTATTGCGGGATATCACCGATCGCAAACAAGTAGAAGCTGCATTAAGAAAAAGAAAGCGTTTAATTCAACAAATTGCCGATACAACTCCTAATTTAATTTATATTTTCGATCTCAACCAAAACCGTAACATTTATATTAATCGCCAAGCATATGTCTGCCTGGGTTACACTCCATCCGAAATCCAATCCATGAAATCGGCTTTTTTTACAGAAGTTTTTCACCATGAATGTTTACCAAAATTAGCCGAAATAAAACAACGATTTTTAAAAGCCAAAGATGGTGAAATATTACAACATGAATTACTCTTAAAAAACGCCAAAAATGAATGGCGCTGGCTGCACACTTGGGATATTGTATTTACCAGAAATAGTGATGGTACTCCCCAACAAATACTAGGTACAGCCATCGACATTACCGAGCGAAAACAAGCAGAAGAAGATAGTTTGTTGTTAGAAAAAGATCGGGAATGCAGCCAATGGCAAAATCGGTTTTTCAGTATGGCATCTCATGATTTTCGTACACCCCTTAGCACGATTTTAGCCTCTGCTCAGTTGCTAGAAAATGCCAAAGAGGAATTACCAAAAGAAAAGATGCTCAGAAATATTCAGAGAATTCAAGCATCTGCAAAAATGATGACTCAATTATTGGATGATATTTTAACAATTAATCGAGCCGAAACAGGCCAATTAAAGGTTAACCGAAAAATTACTAATTTAGCCAAAGTTTGCCAGGAAATAGTCGAAAATATTCAGTTAAGAGAAGGCATAAACCACCAGATAAATTTTTATCATCAAGGTGAATGCCATCAGGCTTTTATAGATGAAAAGATCGTGATAACGATTTTACGCAATTTACTGTCTAATGCCATTAAGTATTCACCGCAAGGGGGAAGCATTTATTTTGCTCTTATTTGCGAAGCACCAGCTGATGGGAAGCCAGAAAAAATCAATATTTTTCGCATTATCGATCGCGGTATTGGCATTTCTTTCAAAGATCGAAAACATTTATTTGAACCTTTCTATCGCGGTAAAAATGTCGGTCTCATCCCAGGTTCTGGATTGGGGTTAACTGTGGTGAAAAAGTACGTAGATTTACACAGTGGAAATATTACTGTAGAAAGTGAAATCGGGGTTGGTACGACTTTCACCGTTACGATTCCATTTCTAGTTACCCAATAG